A genomic window from Neorickettsia sennetsu str. Miyayama includes:
- the rplB gene encoding 50S ribosomal protein L2, producing the protein MPVKNLKPFNASSRGAVLVDYSELWRGSPEKKLLLPKKSCSGRNNAGRITVRHRGGRGKVRYRLISFSRFSSGAPLFTKAVVERIEYDPNRTAFIALVRDFKTGLPSYIIAPEGLKKSDVLSTDVFDDMAPGACMPLGKVPLGTTVHNVELKPGAGGQLVRSAGSSARVIARDGNYTLVTLPSGEKRLILSTCHATIGAVSNADRKNTKLGKAGRSRWLGRRPSVRGVAMNPVDHPMGGGEGKTSGGRHPVSPWGFPTKGKKTRDPNKLSSKFIKSKKR; encoded by the coding sequence ATGCCGGTTAAGAATTTAAAGCCTTTTAATGCTTCCTCCAGAGGTGCAGTTCTAGTTGATTATTCTGAGCTCTGGCGTGGGTCGCCTGAGAAAAAGTTACTTCTTCCTAAGAAGTCGTGTTCCGGGAGAAATAATGCTGGTCGCATTACTGTTAGGCATAGGGGCGGTAGAGGTAAGGTAAGATATAGGTTGATCAGCTTCAGTCGTTTTTCTTCTGGTGCTCCACTCTTTACGAAGGCCGTTGTTGAAAGGATTGAGTATGATCCGAATAGAACTGCATTTATTGCTTTAGTTCGTGATTTTAAGACCGGTCTACCTTCATATATCATTGCTCCGGAGGGTCTAAAGAAATCTGATGTGCTTTCGACGGACGTTTTCGACGATATGGCTCCAGGGGCGTGTATGCCGTTGGGAAAGGTGCCTCTTGGTACGACGGTGCATAATGTTGAGTTGAAACCCGGTGCTGGTGGCCAGCTTGTTCGTTCTGCAGGTAGTAGTGCGCGTGTAATTGCCAGGGATGGGAATTATACACTTGTCACTTTGCCTTCGGGAGAGAAGCGATTGATTCTGTCAACTTGTCATGCTACGATTGGCGCGGTTTCTAACGCAGATAGGAAAAATACCAAGCTAGGCAAAGCTGGAAGATCTAGGTGGCTTGGCAGAAGGCCTTCTGTAAGAGGGGTTGCGATGAACCCTGTGGATCATCCTATGGGTGGAGGAGAAGGAAAAACTTCAGGTGGGCGTCACCCTGTTTCTCCTTGGGGTTTCCCTACAAAAGGTAAGAAGACTAGGGATCCTAATAAGTTGAGCTCGAAATTTATTAAGTCGAAGAAGAGGTAG
- the rpsS gene encoding 30S ribosomal protein S19: MPRSVWKGPFCDNYVIKLARRARGNPNVLIKIRSRRSVILPAFVGYTFGVYNGKVFIPVKVNENMVGHKFGEFSPTRTFNGHSGDRKVNKK, from the coding sequence ATGCCTAGATCTGTCTGGAAGGGTCCGTTTTGCGATAATTACGTTATAAAGTTGGCGAGGAGGGCTAGAGGCAATCCTAACGTTCTGATCAAGATAAGATCGAGGAGGTCTGTGATTCTACCTGCTTTTGTTGGTTACACTTTTGGAGTTTACAACGGGAAAGTGTTCATACCTGTTAAAGTGAATGAGAACATGGTCGGCCATAAGTTTGGTGAGTTCTCTCCGACTAGAACATTCAACGGACATAGTGGAGATAGGAAGGTTAACAAAAAATGA
- the rplV gene encoding 50S ribosomal protein L22 has protein sequence MRAEYKNMKSSVQKVNLVADMIRGKGVDVARSQLLFLKKALAKPLSKVLMSSVANAQNNFGVDPDNLYVKEVFVGKGMSLKRFAARARGRSASIRKHYSNVSILLGVLDGSKG, from the coding sequence ATGAGGGCTGAGTATAAGAATATGAAATCGAGTGTCCAGAAGGTAAATCTGGTTGCCGATATGATTCGTGGTAAGGGGGTTGATGTCGCTAGGTCGCAGCTTTTGTTTTTGAAAAAAGCTTTAGCTAAGCCGCTTTCAAAGGTTTTGATGTCATCTGTTGCGAATGCTCAAAATAATTTTGGTGTCGATCCAGATAATTTATACGTGAAGGAAGTTTTTGTGGGTAAGGGGATGTCTCTAAAGAGATTTGCGGCTCGCGCGCGCGGTAGGTCTGCTTCTATCAGGAAGCACTACTCAAATGTATCTATATTATTAGGGGTTTTGGATGGGTCAAAAGGTTAA
- the rpsC gene encoding 30S ribosomal protein S3, giving the protein MGQKVNPVGFRLWTHGSHGSVWYSKSCDYAKTVAEDYFVTKYVESSFAHIGISKVIIKRKGASCDITLHCMKPGLIIGKKGADLESFRLKLNKKFGFVPSLNVVEVKKPNSSAVLVAKSIAFQLEKRSSFRRVIKKAIATVMRESDVKGVKVACSGRLSGAEIARTEVFKEGSIPLHTMRADIDYWVAEAHTTYGVIGVKVWIYRGNIFRV; this is encoded by the coding sequence ATGGGTCAAAAGGTTAATCCTGTTGGTTTTAGGTTGTGGACACATGGCTCTCATGGTTCTGTTTGGTATAGTAAGTCTTGCGATTATGCTAAGACCGTTGCCGAAGATTATTTTGTCACCAAGTATGTGGAGAGCAGTTTTGCTCATATTGGCATATCTAAGGTGATTATAAAACGGAAGGGTGCGTCTTGTGATATTACACTTCATTGTATGAAGCCTGGTCTGATTATTGGGAAGAAAGGTGCTGATCTTGAATCTTTTAGGCTTAAGCTGAACAAAAAGTTTGGTTTTGTTCCTAGCCTGAATGTTGTTGAAGTGAAGAAGCCTAACAGTAGTGCGGTATTGGTGGCGAAGAGTATTGCTTTTCAGCTTGAGAAACGTTCTTCCTTTAGGAGGGTGATAAAAAAGGCGATAGCTACCGTCATGAGGGAGAGTGACGTAAAAGGTGTGAAGGTTGCTTGCTCTGGCAGGCTTTCTGGGGCTGAAATTGCTCGTACGGAAGTCTTTAAGGAAGGCTCCATTCCTCTGCACACTATGAGGGCTGATATTGACTACTGGGTCGCTGAAGCTCATACGACGTACGGTGTAATAGGTGTGAAGGTTTGGATATACAGGGGTAATATATTTAGGGTATAG
- the rplP gene encoding 50S ribosomal protein L16: MLAPKKLKHKKFRKVRFSDASARGSGLAFGEYGLKAIGSARLNGRQIESARRVITRIVSKAGKLWINVFPGIPLTRKPTDVRMGGGKGSVDSYIFAISPGRVLFELGGVDREKAKLALCKASAKLPFSTKFVERVSCEL; encoded by the coding sequence ATGCTTGCACCGAAGAAATTAAAGCACAAAAAGTTTAGGAAAGTGAGGTTTTCAGACGCTAGTGCTCGGGGTTCAGGATTGGCTTTTGGGGAATATGGCCTAAAGGCAATTGGGAGCGCTAGGCTTAATGGAAGGCAAATAGAATCTGCGCGTAGAGTGATAACCAGGATTGTCTCAAAAGCGGGTAAGCTTTGGATCAATGTTTTCCCTGGAATTCCTCTCACACGAAAGCCAACTGATGTCCGGATGGGTGGTGGTAAGGGATCTGTCGATTCCTATATCTTTGCTATTTCTCCGGGTAGAGTGCTTTTTGAATTGGGTGGCGTTGACAGAGAGAAGGCTAAGCTTGCTCTGTGTAAGGCATCTGCTAAGCTTCCTTTTTCCACAAAGTTTGTTGAGAGAGTTTCGTGTGAGCTATGA
- the rpmC gene encoding 50S ribosomal protein L29, translating into MRISDIRARSNEELVELLSSMRAELFAIELRAPSSEPRVRRVAKKFIRRDVARILTCLRGNKGS; encoded by the coding sequence ATGAGAATATCTGATATTAGAGCTAGGTCTAATGAGGAACTGGTAGAATTGCTTTCGTCTATGAGGGCTGAGTTGTTTGCTATTGAGCTCAGAGCTCCCTCTTCTGAACCTAGGGTCAGACGTGTTGCTAAAAAATTTATCCGCAGGGATGTTGCGCGGATATTAACGTGTTTACGAGGGAATAAAGGGAGTTAG
- the rpsQ gene encoding 30S ribosomal protein S17 has translation MSALVLEGVAVRDSLSKTVKVRVTRKVSHPKYKKVLHLTKSYLAHDEANVVRAGQVVRIQAVRPISARKAWLVV, from the coding sequence ATGTCTGCGTTGGTGTTAGAAGGTGTTGCCGTTAGAGATTCTTTATCTAAGACGGTTAAGGTAAGGGTCACTCGCAAGGTGTCCCATCCAAAGTATAAGAAAGTTTTGCACCTTACAAAGTCTTACTTAGCGCATGATGAGGCGAATGTTGTCCGTGCTGGGCAGGTGGTGAGGATTCAGGCTGTGAGGCCTATATCTGCTCGGAAAGCGTGGTTGGTAGTTTAA
- the rplN gene encoding 50S ribosomal protein L14 translates to MIKKETVLDVADNSGARKVLCIGISGSKKTASIGDVITVSVKKCIPVGKVSAGSIHRAVVVRVKKRSSSSIVVFGDNAVVLLNKQNEMIGTRVFGPTDSLLRRNKGFAKISSLSQEVFQ, encoded by the coding sequence ATGATAAAAAAGGAAACTGTGTTAGATGTAGCTGACAATTCAGGTGCTAGGAAGGTTCTGTGTATCGGTATCTCGGGCTCGAAGAAGACAGCTTCAATAGGTGATGTAATAACTGTCTCGGTGAAAAAGTGCATTCCTGTAGGCAAAGTTTCTGCTGGCTCTATACATAGAGCGGTTGTTGTCCGAGTCAAGAAAAGGTCTTCTTCTAGCATTGTAGTTTTTGGCGATAATGCTGTTGTACTTCTCAATAAACAGAATGAAATGATAGGAACGAGGGTTTTCGGACCTACGGATAGTTTGTTGCGCCGCAATAAAGGTTTTGCAAAGATTTCCTCTTTGTCGCAGGAGGTTTTTCAGTGA
- the rplX gene encoding 50S ribosomal protein L24 yields the protein MKRIVSGDQVKVISGNEAGKVGVVRKVLYSSVGRRKEVYVIVSDVNVRRFVKKTQAGKKFDAKSYPIAVSNVALLAGDGFVSKVGFKLKDGTKKRIFKRTAEFV from the coding sequence GTGAAAAGGATAGTGTCTGGTGATCAGGTGAAGGTCATTTCGGGTAACGAAGCTGGCAAGGTAGGTGTTGTACGGAAAGTTCTCTATTCTTCTGTCGGTCGGAGAAAAGAGGTTTATGTTATCGTATCAGATGTGAATGTTCGTAGGTTTGTTAAGAAGACTCAAGCTGGAAAGAAGTTTGATGCTAAGTCTTACCCAATTGCGGTTTCTAATGTTGCGCTGCTTGCTGGGGATGGTTTTGTCTCAAAGGTTGGCTTTAAATTAAAGGACGGTACGAAAAAGCGGATCTTCAAGAGGACTGCCGAGTTTGTCTAG
- the rplE gene encoding 50S ribosomal protein L5, whose product MLESEYHKSALARVMKEVGVDSPVKAPRFEKVCLSVGLGGASSDSKLLASAVEDLSLIAGQKAVVTVAKKSISSFKLRKGFPVGCRVTLRKRRMFDFINRLLYMALPDQKDFKGFTMRNFDGHGNMAFGLTEHIVFPEVDFDKTYRIIGMNVVVVTTASTDQLARILLSCYGFPFRD is encoded by the coding sequence ATGCTTGAAAGTGAATATCATAAAAGTGCGTTAGCAAGGGTCATGAAGGAGGTTGGAGTGGACTCCCCTGTAAAGGCCCCAAGGTTTGAGAAAGTGTGTCTAAGTGTTGGACTAGGTGGTGCTAGCAGTGACAGTAAGCTTTTAGCTTCTGCTGTGGAAGATTTGTCTCTCATAGCTGGGCAGAAGGCTGTGGTGACGGTTGCGAAAAAGTCCATATCTTCTTTCAAGTTGCGCAAGGGTTTTCCGGTTGGTTGCCGGGTCACTCTTCGCAAGAGGAGGATGTTTGATTTTATAAACAGGCTATTATACATGGCCTTACCCGATCAAAAGGATTTTAAGGGATTTACGATGAGAAATTTTGACGGGCATGGTAATATGGCTTTCGGTTTGACGGAACACATCGTCTTTCCTGAAGTAGATTTTGATAAAACTTATCGGATAATCGGGATGAATGTGGTTGTAGTGACAACGGCTTCTACTGATCAGTTAGCACGAATCTTATTGTCTTGCTACGGGTTTCCGTTCAGGGATTAG
- the rpsN gene encoding 30S ribosomal protein S14, whose amino-acid sequence MAKKALVVKDERKRALACRSREKRSAVRNMRNDKTISLKERVAIQAKLNSLPRNSSPARSKNRCSITGRPRGYYRKFGISRIQLRVLANWGKLPGVVKSSW is encoded by the coding sequence ATGGCAAAAAAAGCTTTAGTAGTAAAAGATGAAAGGAAAAGGGCTCTAGCCTGCCGTTCTAGAGAAAAGAGGTCCGCTGTTCGTAATATGAGGAACGACAAGACTATTTCGCTCAAGGAAAGAGTTGCTATTCAGGCGAAGCTTAATTCTCTTCCTAGGAATAGTTCTCCTGCGAGGAGTAAGAATAGATGCTCAATAACTGGTAGGCCCAGGGGTTACTATCGCAAATTTGGTATCTCTAGGATACAGTTGCGTGTCTTGGCTAACTGGGGGAAGCTGCCTGGTGTTGTAAAGTCTAGTTGGTAG
- the rpsH gene encoding 30S ribosomal protein S8 has product MPNSLIADAVARIRNGQMARLREVTIYHSRVLVEIAALLKEEGYIVGYEVIEIRPSVKRIIIRLKYYCGQPVISKLKLFSRPGKRIYSRACEIPKFYGGLGISVLSTSKGILPSYKAVSSNCGGELLFGVY; this is encoded by the coding sequence GTGCCGAATAGCTTGATTGCAGATGCTGTTGCGAGAATTAGGAATGGACAAATGGCTAGGCTTCGAGAAGTCACCATATATCATTCTCGTGTTCTTGTTGAAATAGCTGCCCTTCTCAAGGAAGAGGGTTATATTGTCGGGTATGAAGTGATTGAGATTAGGCCCTCTGTAAAGAGGATAATAATAAGGTTGAAATACTATTGCGGGCAGCCTGTTATAAGTAAGCTGAAGCTCTTTTCGCGTCCAGGAAAGAGGATTTATTCGCGTGCATGTGAGATACCAAAGTTCTACGGAGGATTGGGTATCTCAGTTCTTTCTACTTCTAAGGGCATTCTGCCCTCCTATAAGGCTGTAAGCAGTAATTGCGGTGGTGAGTTGTTATTTGGGGTGTATTAG
- the rplF gene encoding 50S ribosomal protein L6 translates to MSRVGESSIDISGLDCSFERSTGVVRFSSGEVSVSHSLPGGIFCEVSAGRIQLSAEDDSMSMLLGLHRSLLNNIACGLRKKFQRRLVLNGVGYKAEVRGRYLILYLGYTHNIKYFIFDAVSITAVKPTELLVESSDKHVLGLVVSDLCSLRRYDPYKGKGIFPSDVVMPRKEAKKK, encoded by the coding sequence ATGTCCAGGGTTGGAGAGAGCAGTATTGATATTTCAGGTCTGGACTGTTCTTTTGAGCGGTCTACTGGTGTGGTGAGATTTTCTTCTGGAGAAGTGAGCGTGAGCCACTCCTTGCCTGGTGGTATTTTTTGCGAGGTTAGTGCAGGGCGCATTCAGCTAAGTGCAGAGGATGATTCGATGTCCATGTTACTTGGCTTGCATAGGAGCTTGCTTAATAACATTGCTTGCGGTTTGAGAAAAAAGTTCCAGCGGAGGCTTGTACTTAACGGTGTTGGTTATAAAGCCGAGGTGCGTGGCAGATATCTCATCCTTTATTTGGGGTATACGCATAATATTAAGTATTTTATATTTGATGCAGTTTCTATTACGGCTGTTAAACCAACTGAGCTTCTTGTTGAAAGTTCGGATAAGCATGTGTTAGGTTTAGTTGTTTCCGACCTATGTTCTCTTAGGAGGTACGATCCTTACAAGGGAAAGGGAATTTTTCCGAGTGATGTTGTAATGCCTAGGAAAGAGGCGAAGAAAAAGTAG
- a CDS encoding 50S ribosomal protein L18, which translates to MYLRLNRRDKRAFRVHYRKRGKLPLRLVVSRKNRNFHAQIIDDTSASTVYHVSTLSKDFVRKGGVLNSSVVAELAEYFVSRIPESLKGSKVVFDSGASAYHGLVALFAEKVRACLEF; encoded by the coding sequence ATGTATTTAAGGTTAAATAGGCGTGATAAGCGTGCCTTCAGGGTTCACTATCGGAAAAGGGGGAAGCTACCTTTGCGTCTTGTTGTCTCAAGAAAGAACCGCAATTTTCACGCGCAAATTATAGATGATACAAGTGCAAGCACGGTGTATCATGTTTCCACCCTGAGCAAGGATTTTGTAAGAAAGGGAGGGGTCCTTAATTCATCTGTTGTGGCGGAGTTGGCTGAATATTTCGTGTCCAGGATACCAGAATCTTTGAAAGGATCTAAGGTTGTATTTGATAGTGGTGCTTCTGCCTACCATGGATTAGTGGCGCTTTTTGCGGAAAAGGTAAGGGCGTGTTTAGAGTTTTGA